CTTCTGTCCAGGCCGTTTTGGCGGAATTGATGGGTAGACGTTCCGGTGTTTCCTATGGTAAGGGAGGTTCCATGCACATGTACGTTGAAGGGTTCTACGGTGGTAACGGTATCGTTGGTGCCCAGGTCCCATTGGGTGCTGGTCTTTCATTTGCCCACCAATACAAAAACGAGGATGCATGTACCTTTGCCCTATACGGTGATGGTGCATCCAACCAAGGTCAAGTTTTCGAGGCTTACAACATGGCCAAGTTGTGGAACTTACCATGTATATTTGCCTGTGAAAACAACAAGTATGGTATGGGTACCTCTGCAGCTCGTTCCTCTGCAATGACCGAGTACTTCAAGCGTGGTCAATATATTCCAGGTTTGAAGGTTAACGGTATGGATATCTTGTCTGTCTACCAGGCCTCCAAGTTCGCCAAGGAATGGTGCGTCTCTGGCAAGGGACCACTTGTTTTGGAATACGAAACCTACAGATACGGTGGTCACTCTATGTCTGATCCAGGTACTACTTACCGTACCAGAGATGAAATCCAGCACATGAGATCTAAGAATGACCCAATTGCGGGATTAAAGATGCATTTGTTGGAATTGGGCATTGCTACTGAAGCAGAAATTAAAGCTTACGACAAGGCTGCTAGAAAGTACGTTGACGAGCAAGTGGAATTAGCCGATGCTTCTCCAGCTCCAGAAGCTAAGATGTCTATTTTGTTTGAGGACGTTTATGTTCCAGGATTCGAAACTCCTACTTTGAGGGGTAGAATCTCCGACGACACCTGGGACTTTAAAAAGCAAGGGTTCGCTTTCAGAGACTAGGTGATTCCTATTGGTTCACTATTTCTctcaaaattttttttttctcGTTACAGCTTATGCTCACTCCTAAAAGGAACAGATAGACTATTGATAAAACCTCTGTTCCTAAACTGGCCTATGGGTAACAAATTTAACCTTGTCAGTCACTATTAACCGAAAATAAACTTGCGGGTCAACAACTAACAAGTACAAATAAACAATTACGAGGAAAGCTATAGAATTTGCCTTTTCTGCTACTCTCCTGCATTTGCAAGCACAAATAGGCAACATTTTTGTCGAGTTATTTCGGTTCTCATATATTTCTCTCTCCTTTCTAAATATTTGAGTCCTATACCTCGTCGGCTTATTCTCAGTCCTGATGGAATGGGTCTACGGATGCTAATCGGTTTCATTTTCATCTATTGATCTATTTTTTACAACTCTATATTCAATGATCTATAGCTCACAGTCTTTTAACATATGCAAACTAAAAACGCTGCGTTTAATATCATAACTGCGTCCTCAATTATCTATTAAAATGGTTTAAAGGCCGTCCTGTATCCGTTGTAATCAAATTTCCTAAAACTGATATTGTGTTTTTAAATCACCTAGACAACAGAATAACCTACACACAGGTGCTGCAAAGAAGATCACCTACCTATGTGAAAAATTACATCTCCTTTGGTATGATGTAAGAATTGTCTTTCACGCAAATGAAAATAGATTAAAAAATGAAACA
This window of the Eremothecium sinecaudum strain ATCC 58844 chromosome VII, complete sequence genome carries:
- the PDA1 gene encoding pyruvate dehydrogenase (acetyl-transferring) subunit E1 alpha (Syntenic homolog of Ashbya gossypii AGR103W; Syntenic homolog of Saccharomyces cerevisiae YER178W (PDA1)) is translated as MLGYISRQAAYRAPVGVLRRNISSTRSVMAESTSDAKDLEEIVEIELPASSFEGYMLDVPDLNYKVSKGALLQMYKDMIVIRRMEMACDALYKAKKIRGFCHLSVGQEAIAVGIENAITKRDTVITSYRCHGFTYMRGSSVQAVLAELMGRRSGVSYGKGGSMHMYVEGFYGGNGIVGAQVPLGAGLSFAHQYKNEDACTFALYGDGASNQGQVFEAYNMAKLWNLPCIFACENNKYGMGTSAARSSAMTEYFKRGQYIPGLKVNGMDILSVYQASKFAKEWCVSGKGPLVLEYETYRYGGHSMSDPGTTYRTRDEIQHMRSKNDPIAGLKMHLLELGIATEAEIKAYDKAARKYVDEQVELADASPAPEAKMSILFEDVYVPGFETPTLRGRISDDTWDFKKQGFAFRD